In Rhea pennata isolate bPtePen1 chromosome 22, bPtePen1.pri, whole genome shotgun sequence, a single genomic region encodes these proteins:
- the MRTO4 gene encoding mRNA turnover protein 4 homolog isoform X1, producing MPKSKRDRKVSLTRTPRKGLEAKQALIAELRQCVDTYRHLFLFSVANMRNNKLKSVRSAWKHSRIFFGKNKVMMVALGREPASEYKENLHKVSKHLRGEVGLLFTNRTKEEVNEWFSQFKEVDFARAGNKATYTVSLDTGPLEQFPHSMEPQLRQLGLPTALKKGVVTLLSDYEVCKEGDVLTPEQARVLKLFGYEMAEFKVTIKFLWNSETGDFQQLTGDPEEEDDEEEEEEEDDSNED from the exons ATGCCGAAGTCGAAGCGGGACCGCAAGG TGTCCCTGACGCGGACGCCCAGGAAGGGGCTGGAGGCCAAGCAGGCCCTCATCGCCGAG CTGCGGCAGTGCGTGGACACCTACAGgcacctcttcctcttctccgTGGCCAACATGCGCAACAACAAGCTCAAGAGCGTGAGGAGCGCCTGGAAGCACAgcag GATCTTCTTCGGGAAAAACAAAGTGATGATGGTGGCGCTGGGCCGGGAGCCAGCCAGCGAGTACAAGGAGAACCTGCACAAG GTCAGCAAACATCTGAGAGGTGAAGTCGGTCTCCTGTTCACTAACCGCACCAAAGAGGAGGTGAATGA ATGGTTCTCCCAGTTCAAAGAGGTGGACTTTGCCCGTGCAGGGAACAAGGCAACATACACAGTCAGCCTGGACACGGGGCCCTTGGAGCAGTTTCCCCACTCCATGGAGCCTCAGCTACGGCAGCTGGGATTGCCAACGGCTTTAAAAAAAG GAGTGGTGACGCTACTTTCAGATTACGAAGTCTGCAAAGAAGGGGACGTTTTGACCCCTGAACAAGCTCGTGTCCTG AAACTCTTTGGCTATGAGATGGCAGAGTTCAAAGTGACCATCAAATTCCTGTGGAATTCTGAGACGGGAGACTTCCAGCAGCTTACGGGAGAcccagaggaggaggatgacgaagaggaggaggaagaggaggatgacAGCAATGAGGACTAG
- the MRTO4 gene encoding mRNA turnover protein 4 homolog isoform X2 — protein MPKSKRDRKVSLTRTPRKGLEAKQALIAELRQCVDTYRHLFLFSVANMRNNKLKSVRSAWKHSRIFFGKNKVMMVALGREPASEYKENLHKVSKHLRGEVGLLFTNRTKEEVNEWFSQFKEVDFARAGNKATYTVSLDTGPLEQFPHSMEPQLRQLGLPTALKKGVVTLLSDYEVCKEGDVLTPEQARVLEFSDKREQRFLIRIETLWL, from the exons ATGCCGAAGTCGAAGCGGGACCGCAAGG TGTCCCTGACGCGGACGCCCAGGAAGGGGCTGGAGGCCAAGCAGGCCCTCATCGCCGAG CTGCGGCAGTGCGTGGACACCTACAGgcacctcttcctcttctccgTGGCCAACATGCGCAACAACAAGCTCAAGAGCGTGAGGAGCGCCTGGAAGCACAgcag GATCTTCTTCGGGAAAAACAAAGTGATGATGGTGGCGCTGGGCCGGGAGCCAGCCAGCGAGTACAAGGAGAACCTGCACAAG GTCAGCAAACATCTGAGAGGTGAAGTCGGTCTCCTGTTCACTAACCGCACCAAAGAGGAGGTGAATGA ATGGTTCTCCCAGTTCAAAGAGGTGGACTTTGCCCGTGCAGGGAACAAGGCAACATACACAGTCAGCCTGGACACGGGGCCCTTGGAGCAGTTTCCCCACTCCATGGAGCCTCAGCTACGGCAGCTGGGATTGCCAACGGCTTTAAAAAAAG GAGTGGTGACGCTACTTTCAGATTACGAAGTCTGCAAAGAAGGGGACGTTTTGACCCCTGAACAAGCTCGTGTCCTG GAGTTCTCAGACAAACGTGAACAGCGCTTCTTGATAAGAATCG AAACTCTTTGGCTATGA